In a single window of the Prochlorococcus marinus CUG1415 genome:
- a CDS encoding glycosyltransferase, whose protein sequence is MISPKNKVIIHIISSITDHGAQKNLILFIKKIKEKGFESHKIISIKKPEESSNIYIQLKKMGIPIYKFNLKALFLNKSLQQINKKKQAIIFFGWMYHGMLIAFLMHKIYFSNSQLLWTIRHGEPFHKGINKLTKLIILTLSLINKYQKIPILVNSFCGIKNHIKIGFRSKQINYWPNFLQSNNSYQLKLPTKNKKEYIVLYPARYHPQKNHDMSLKVLKILKNKYKLPIKLILVGENIESYKTKLVKDYDYNNLFLNSIKFIEQRKNIKEYYKKSDIVISTSSFGEGLQNIILEGLYFGRLVFSTRAGDASRILTKEYLCNTNDHKIMAKKIAYTINKINNDSKFQESLICNHAKQIKKINKLCDTNLILETFIKNIK, encoded by the coding sequence ATGATTTCTCCTAAAAACAAAGTTATTATTCATATAATCTCATCAATCACTGACCATGGTGCACAAAAAAATCTTATTTTATTCATAAAGAAAATCAAAGAAAAAGGGTTTGAGAGCCATAAAATCATATCAATCAAAAAGCCAGAGGAATCAAGTAATATTTATATCCAATTAAAAAAAATGGGAATTCCAATATATAAATTCAATTTAAAAGCTTTATTTTTGAATAAAAGTCTTCAACAAATCAATAAAAAAAAACAAGCTATTATATTTTTTGGCTGGATGTATCATGGAATGCTTATTGCTTTTTTAATGCATAAGATTTATTTTTCAAATAGTCAATTGTTATGGACAATAAGGCATGGAGAACCTTTTCATAAAGGAATTAATAAACTTACAAAGCTAATTATTCTGACACTTTCGTTAATAAATAAATATCAAAAAATACCAATTCTTGTAAATAGTTTCTGTGGAATTAAAAATCATATAAAGATTGGATTTAGATCAAAACAAATTAATTATTGGCCAAATTTTTTGCAAAGCAATAATTCATATCAACTAAAATTACCAACAAAAAATAAAAAAGAATACATAGTTTTATATCCTGCTAGATATCATCCACAAAAAAATCATGATATGAGCCTTAAAGTATTAAAAATACTTAAAAATAAATATAAATTGCCAATTAAATTAATCTTAGTTGGAGAAAATATAGAATCATATAAGACAAAATTAGTAAAAGATTATGATTATAATAATCTTTTTTTAAATTCAATAAAATTCATTGAGCAAAGAAAAAATATAAAAGAATATTATAAGAAATCGGATATCGTAATTTCAACTTCTTCCTTTGGGGAAGGTCTTCAAAATATTATTTTAGAGGGATTATACTTTGGAAGATTAGTTTTTTCTACTAGAGCTGGGGATGCCTCAAGGATTCTAACTAAAGAATACTTATGCAATACAAATGATCATAAAATAATGGCAAAAAAAATAGCTTATACAATTAATAAGATAAATAATGATTCAAAATTTCAAGAATCTTTAATATGTAATCATGCTAAACAAATAAAAAAAATCAACAAGCTTTGTGATACAAATTTAATTTTAGAAACATTTATAAAAAATATAAAATGA